Proteins encoded within one genomic window of Pectobacterium araliae:
- the msbA gene encoding lipid A ABC transporter ATP-binding protein/permease MsbA, protein MLNDKDLSTWQTFRRLWPMISPFKAGLAAAAIALIINAAGDTLMLSLLKPLLDEGFGKAERSVLLWMPLVVIGLMLVRGLSGFVSSYCVAWVSGKVVMNMRRRLFSHIMGMPVAFFDQQSTGTLLSRITYDSEQVAASSSGALITVVREGASIIGLFILMFYYSWQLSIILIVIAPIVSIAMRLVSKRFRNISKNMQDTMGHVTTSTEQMLKGHKEVLMFGGQDVETKRFDQVSNRMRQQGMKMVSASSISDPIIQLIASLALAFVLYAASFPSVMETLTAGTITVVFSSMIALMRPLKSLTNVNAQFQRGMAACQTLFAILDMEQERDTGKLEIERAKGDLEFRQVNFAYPGRENLALKNINLHVPVGKTVALVGRSGSGKSTIASLITRFYDIQSGEILLDGHDLREYRLSSLRNQVALVSQNVHLFNDTIANNIAYARNEHYSREEIERAAKMAYATDFINKMENGLDTVIGENGVMLSGGQRQRIAIARALLRDSPILILDEATSALDTESERAIQAALDELQKDRTALVIAHRLSTIEKADEILVVEDGRIIERGNHTALLTANGAYAQLHRMQFGE, encoded by the coding sequence ATGCTGAATGATAAAGATCTCTCCACCTGGCAGACCTTTCGCCGCCTATGGCCGATGATCTCTCCTTTTAAGGCAGGGCTTGCTGCTGCTGCAATCGCACTCATTATTAATGCGGCTGGCGATACATTAATGCTCTCTCTGCTTAAACCCTTGCTGGATGAAGGATTCGGTAAGGCGGAACGTTCAGTATTGCTCTGGATGCCGTTGGTTGTCATTGGGCTGATGTTAGTGAGGGGGCTGTCGGGCTTTGTCTCCAGCTACTGTGTTGCCTGGGTTTCAGGCAAAGTGGTGATGAATATGCGCCGCCGCCTTTTTTCCCACATCATGGGGATGCCGGTAGCGTTTTTCGACCAACAGTCGACGGGGACGCTGCTATCGCGTATCACCTATGATTCTGAGCAGGTTGCGGCTTCGTCATCTGGCGCGTTGATTACCGTCGTCAGGGAAGGGGCGTCAATTATTGGCCTGTTTATTCTGATGTTCTACTACAGTTGGCAGTTGTCCATCATCCTGATTGTGATTGCGCCGATTGTGTCGATCGCTATGCGACTGGTGTCCAAACGGTTCCGTAATATCAGTAAAAACATGCAGGACACCATGGGACACGTCACCACCAGCACGGAGCAAATGCTGAAAGGGCATAAAGAAGTGTTGATGTTTGGGGGCCAGGACGTTGAAACTAAACGTTTCGATCAGGTCAGTAACCGGATGCGTCAGCAGGGTATGAAGATGGTGTCTGCGTCTTCAATTTCCGACCCTATCATCCAACTGATCGCATCGCTGGCGTTGGCGTTTGTCTTGTATGCTGCCAGTTTCCCTAGCGTGATGGAGACATTGACTGCCGGGACGATCACGGTGGTGTTCTCTTCTATGATCGCGCTAATGCGTCCGTTAAAGTCACTCACTAACGTGAATGCTCAGTTCCAACGTGGTATGGCGGCGTGCCAGACGTTGTTCGCCATTCTGGACATGGAACAGGAGCGTGATACTGGCAAATTGGAAATCGAACGAGCGAAAGGTGACCTCGAATTCCGTCAGGTTAATTTCGCTTATCCAGGACGAGAAAATCTGGCGCTGAAAAATATCAATCTGCATGTTCCCGTTGGTAAAACGGTGGCATTGGTTGGCCGCTCTGGTTCAGGTAAATCGACAATTGCCAGTTTGATCACCCGTTTTTACGATATTCAGTCTGGTGAAATTTTACTTGATGGTCACGACTTACGCGAATATCGCCTATCTTCCTTACGCAATCAGGTGGCGCTGGTTTCTCAGAATGTGCACCTATTTAACGATACGATAGCGAACAATATCGCCTATGCCCGCAATGAGCACTATAGCCGTGAGGAAATTGAGCGTGCGGCAAAAATGGCGTATGCGACCGATTTCATCAACAAGATGGAAAATGGGCTGGACACGGTGATTGGTGAAAATGGTGTGATGCTCTCAGGTGGGCAACGCCAACGGATCGCAATTGCCCGTGCGCTACTGCGTGATAGCCCGATCCTGATATTAGATGAGGCCACGTCAGCGTTGGATACCGAATCTGAACGTGCGATTCAGGCTGCATTAGATGAGTTGCAGAAAGATCGTACTGCATTGGTCATTGCACACCGCCTTTCCACGATTGAAAAAGCAGATGAGATTCTGGTCGTTGAAGACGGCAGAATCATTGAGCGTGGTAACCATACTGCGCTACTGACGGCGAACGGTGCCTATGCGCAGTTGCATAGAATGCAGTTTGGCGAATGA
- the lpxK gene encoding tetraacyldisaccharide 4'-kinase produces MIERIWSGQSRLYWLLLPLAWLYGFITFLIRQSYRLGWRKCWRSPVPVVVVGNLTAGGNGKTPVVIWLVEQLQHRGYRVGVVSRGYGGKAERYPLLLDESVTTAQAGDEPVLIFQRTDAPVAVAPQRREAVQALLARHTVDVVITDDGLQHYALARDIELVVIDGMRRFGNGWWLPAGPMRERESRLASVDAVIVNGGMPRTNEIGMTLTAGMAINLLSGESRPLSQLQDVVAMAGIGHPPRFFATLRDAGVSIVREVAFADHQSYQPEQLESLTQDVKQPLLMTEKDAVKCRAFAKDNWWYLPVDAVLIEPHGTQLLDKIESVINRNVGGKCE; encoded by the coding sequence ATGATTGAGCGTATTTGGTCCGGGCAGTCGCGGCTCTATTGGTTGTTACTGCCGCTTGCGTGGTTATACGGGTTCATCACGTTTCTGATCCGCCAGAGCTATCGACTGGGATGGCGGAAATGCTGGCGATCGCCTGTTCCCGTTGTGGTCGTGGGAAATTTGACGGCAGGGGGCAATGGGAAAACACCGGTAGTCATTTGGCTCGTCGAACAGTTGCAACACAGAGGTTACCGTGTTGGTGTGGTGTCGCGGGGTTACGGTGGAAAAGCTGAGCGCTATCCGCTGCTGCTTGATGAATCGGTAACGACGGCGCAGGCAGGTGATGAACCGGTGCTGATTTTCCAACGTACTGACGCGCCTGTTGCGGTTGCCCCCCAACGCCGGGAGGCCGTGCAGGCATTATTGGCTCGGCACACCGTAGATGTGGTGATCACCGACGATGGATTACAGCACTATGCGTTGGCAAGAGACATCGAACTGGTTGTGATTGACGGAATGCGGCGTTTTGGCAACGGTTGGTGGCTGCCAGCAGGCCCGATGCGAGAAAGAGAAAGCCGTCTGGCGTCGGTGGATGCCGTCATTGTTAACGGTGGCATGCCACGAACCAATGAGATAGGCATGACACTCACAGCGGGTATGGCAATTAACTTATTGTCCGGTGAATCGCGACCGCTGAGCCAATTACAGGATGTGGTGGCGATGGCGGGTATCGGACATCCTCCGCGTTTTTTTGCTACGCTGCGTGATGCGGGCGTCAGCATTGTGCGCGAAGTCGCTTTTGCTGACCATCAATCGTACCAGCCAGAACAGCTTGAATCGTTGACTCAAGATGTGAAGCAGCCTCTGCTGATGACGGAAAAAGATGCCGTGAAATGCAGAGCGTTTGCTAAAGATAACTGGTGGTATTTGCCCGTCGATGCCGTGTTAATTGAGCCTCATGGCACGCAATTACTTGATAAAATTGAAAGTGTTATTAACCGTAATGTCGGCGGAAAATGTGAATAA
- a CDS encoding Trm112 family protein, with product MDHRLLEIVACPVCNGRLYFNKEKLELICKVDGLAYPVRDGIPVLLENEARKLGADETAQ from the coding sequence ATGGATCACCGTTTACTTGAGATTGTTGCCTGTCCTGTTTGTAATGGTCGGCTGTACTTTAATAAAGAGAAGCTGGAATTGATATGCAAGGTCGATGGTTTGGCCTATCCGGTTCGTGATGGTATCCCCGTGCTGCTGGAAAACGAAGCGCGTAAACTCGGAGCTGACGAGACAGCACAATGA
- the kdsB gene encoding 3-deoxy-manno-octulosonate cytidylyltransferase has translation MTFTVIIPARFASSRLPGKPLADINGKPMVVHVMERALESGAQRVIVATDHPDVEVAVRQAGGEVCLTRADHNSGTERLAEVIEQYGFSDDDIIVNVQGDEPLIPSVIIRQVAENLAASKAGMATLAVSIETSEEAFNPNAVKVVTDAEGYALYFSRATIPWDRERFAQSKEAIGDHFLRHIGIYAYRAGFVRRYVSWAPSQLEQIELLEQLRVLWYGEKIHVAVAKAVPSVGVDTPEDLARVRQIMAAQ, from the coding sequence ATGACTTTTACTGTGATTATTCCTGCGCGTTTTGCGTCAAGTCGACTGCCAGGGAAACCGCTGGCGGACATCAACGGCAAACCGATGGTCGTCCATGTAATGGAGCGGGCGCTGGAGTCGGGGGCGCAGCGCGTTATCGTGGCTACCGATCATCCCGATGTTGAGGTCGCTGTGCGACAAGCTGGCGGCGAAGTATGTCTGACCCGTGCCGATCATAATTCTGGCACAGAACGTCTGGCTGAAGTTATCGAGCAGTACGGCTTTAGCGATGATGACATCATCGTTAACGTTCAGGGCGATGAACCACTTATTCCTTCCGTGATTATTCGTCAGGTGGCAGAGAATCTCGCCGCCAGTAAAGCGGGAATGGCAACGCTGGCCGTGTCGATTGAAACCAGCGAAGAAGCATTCAATCCAAATGCGGTAAAAGTGGTTACCGACGCGGAAGGATACGCACTGTATTTTTCTCGTGCGACCATTCCCTGGGACAGAGAGCGTTTTGCTCAGTCTAAAGAAGCCATTGGCGATCATTTCCTGCGTCATATCGGTATCTACGCTTACCGGGCTGGCTTTGTACGACGCTATGTCAGTTGGGCTCCAAGCCAACTGGAGCAAATCGAGTTGCTGGAACAATTGCGTGTGCTGTGGTATGGCGAGAAGATCCACGTTGCTGTTGCCAAAGCCGTTCCTAGCGTCGGTGTAGATACACCAGAAGATCTCGCCCGCGTGCGACAAATCATGGCTGCACAGTAA
- the pelN gene encoding pectate lyase PelN has translation MNAKRYIANFFLGGMLMGAAAGSSAAVYYMAPNGNDANNGSKNSPWKTIDRAQKTLNPGDRLWIRGGKYVFTKGLNVCATRTDVVNAITLNKSGTEGKRIEYWASSGEVPIFDFSQMQDDCRVKGVNVVADWVSVKGLEITGVPQRNNLNHESWGVWIRGSNNIFEQLNIHHIMGTGLFIQRGGNNLVLNSDSHHNYDPLTSNGAGQSGDGFGAHIPANQPGNIFRGCRAWSNSDDGFDLINAYSPVLIENSWAWSHGYLPGTTQSLAAGNGNGFKIGGYGGVYVANAVKHTVRNSVAFLNKAAGFYANHHPVANDFFNNTGYKNNPNFNIRGIDANGKAIGLGTLRNNVSHGGKDLSFSDGANMRYNSWDLKIAVSDADFESVSVTGWDAPRQADGSLPVLKSLHLASGSALINKGGDVKLPYKGSAPDLGAFERE, from the coding sequence ATGAATGCTAAACGTTATATCGCAAATTTTTTCCTCGGCGGAATGTTAATGGGGGCAGCGGCAGGAAGCAGCGCGGCGGTTTATTACATGGCTCCCAACGGCAATGACGCGAATAATGGTAGTAAGAATTCCCCCTGGAAAACGATCGATCGTGCGCAGAAGACATTAAATCCTGGCGACCGCCTGTGGATACGCGGTGGTAAATACGTGTTCACCAAAGGGCTGAATGTCTGTGCTACGCGGACCGATGTAGTCAATGCGATTACGCTGAATAAAAGCGGCACGGAAGGTAAGCGTATTGAGTACTGGGCGTCTAGCGGAGAAGTGCCGATTTTTGATTTCAGCCAGATGCAGGATGATTGCCGGGTCAAAGGGGTTAACGTTGTTGCCGATTGGGTTTCCGTTAAAGGGCTGGAAATAACCGGTGTGCCACAACGTAATAACCTTAACCATGAATCCTGGGGCGTGTGGATTAGAGGCAGTAATAATATATTCGAGCAGTTGAATATTCATCACATTATGGGTACTGGTTTGTTCATCCAACGTGGGGGAAATAACCTGGTATTAAATAGTGACTCTCACCATAACTATGATCCACTGACCTCTAATGGTGCTGGTCAAAGCGGGGATGGTTTTGGTGCGCATATCCCTGCTAACCAACCAGGTAATATTTTCCGCGGTTGCCGGGCGTGGTCAAATTCGGATGATGGTTTTGATTTAATTAATGCCTATTCACCGGTGCTGATTGAAAACTCCTGGGCCTGGTCGCATGGGTATTTGCCGGGGACAACACAATCACTGGCTGCGGGTAACGGTAATGGTTTTAAAATCGGTGGCTACGGCGGCGTTTATGTGGCGAATGCGGTGAAACATACCGTGCGTAACTCGGTTGCGTTCTTAAATAAGGCTGCGGGTTTTTATGCTAATCACCATCCTGTAGCGAACGATTTCTTCAATAACACTGGCTATAAAAATAACCCGAACTTTAATATCCGCGGCATCGATGCAAATGGAAAAGCCATTGGGTTGGGTACGCTGCGCAATAATGTGTCTCACGGGGGTAAAGACCTGTCGTTCTCCGACGGAGCAAACATGCGCTATAATTCGTGGGATCTGAAAATTGCGGTATCAGATGCTGACTTCGAGAGCGTTTCCGTGACCGGATGGGATGCGCCACGTCAGGCGGACGGCAGCTTGCCGGTACTTAAGAGCCTGCATCTTGCATCGGGGAGCGCTCTGATCAACAAGGGGGGTGATGTCAAACTGCCTTATAAGGGATCAGCGCCAGATCTGGGGGCTTTTGAACGCGAATAG
- a CDS encoding YcbJ family phosphotransferase: MEQLKSELSAVLGESLSRLERISEQPYADLYALYDKEGNAIPLLAKSYVCQGVAQQEAYKLSMLAREGDARLPTVYGLVLTQQQPYRELLLIERLRGVSVEAPPRNGQRWTLLMDQIVENVLAWHRIDSHGCVGSVDSTQDNDWFSWYQQRLEVLWSTLLNVSAPQLTQQDRTVLYRSRQCLKMLFEDFDDNCVLVHGNLSLRSMLKDARSDQLLAMINPGMMLWAPREYELFRLCESGMPEQLLYHYLKQAPVSESFVYRRWLYVIWEAVARYIHTGQLDRQLFDVASRELSPWLE, from the coding sequence ATGGAACAGTTGAAATCAGAACTCAGTGCGGTGTTGGGGGAAAGCCTCAGCCGACTTGAGCGCATAAGCGAACAGCCCTATGCGGATCTGTATGCCTTGTATGACAAAGAAGGCAACGCCATTCCTTTGTTAGCGAAAAGTTATGTTTGTCAGGGGGTCGCGCAACAGGAAGCCTATAAGCTCTCGATGCTGGCGCGTGAAGGTGATGCCCGTCTGCCAACCGTCTATGGGTTGGTTCTGACGCAACAGCAACCTTACCGGGAGCTGCTGTTGATTGAGCGTTTACGCGGTGTATCGGTGGAAGCGCCACCAAGAAACGGCCAGCGTTGGACGTTGCTAATGGATCAAATTGTTGAAAACGTACTTGCCTGGCACCGAATTGACAGCCATGGTTGTGTCGGTTCTGTGGACAGCACGCAGGACAACGATTGGTTCAGTTGGTATCAACAGCGTCTGGAAGTCCTGTGGTCTACGTTGCTCAATGTTAGCGCGCCCCAGCTTACGCAGCAGGATCGCACCGTGCTTTATCGCTCTCGCCAGTGCCTGAAAATGTTGTTTGAGGATTTTGACGATAACTGTGTATTAGTGCATGGCAACCTTTCATTACGCAGTATGTTGAAGGATGCGCGTAGCGATCAACTATTAGCGATGATCAATCCGGGGATGATGCTGTGGGCACCCAGAGAGTATGAACTTTTCCGACTTTGCGAATCTGGCATGCCAGAGCAACTGCTTTATCACTATCTGAAACAGGCTCCCGTTTCTGAATCCTTTGTTTACCGCCGCTGGCTGTATGTGATTTGGGAAGCCGTGGCCCGCTATATTCACACGGGCCAATTGGATCGTCAGCTATTTGATGTGGCTTCCCGTGAGTTGTCCCCTTGGCTGGAGTGA
- the elyC gene encoding envelope biogenesis factor ElyC: MLFTLKKFVGGLLQPLPLLLILMGVGLLLLWFTQRQRTGKTMIVASWLMLILLSLQPVADRLLLPLESQYPTWRRTPQAGNVEYIVVLGGGYTYNAEWAPSSNLISNSLPRVTEGVRLYHANPGAKLIFTGGAAQGNPVSSAKTAALVAESLGIPQQDIVILDTPRDTEEEAAATAKIVGDRTFLLVTSANHLPRAIRFFQAQGLAPIPAPANQMAITSALNPWEKVFPSAYYLSHSERAWYETLGRLWQLLKGTTTAPHDAAQPQAHSSQGDNSREATSNS, encoded by the coding sequence ATGCTTTTCACACTCAAAAAGTTCGTCGGTGGCCTTCTGCAACCCCTGCCATTGCTATTGATTCTGATGGGTGTTGGTCTGTTGCTGCTCTGGTTTACCCAACGACAGCGCACGGGGAAAACGATGATAGTAGCCAGTTGGCTGATGCTTATTCTACTCAGCCTGCAACCTGTTGCCGATCGACTGTTGTTACCACTGGAATCACAGTACCCAACCTGGCGACGGACGCCGCAAGCGGGCAATGTCGAGTATATTGTCGTATTAGGCGGGGGATATACCTATAACGCGGAATGGGCACCCAGTTCTAATCTCATCAGCAATAGCCTCCCGCGCGTCACGGAAGGCGTTCGTCTTTATCATGCCAACCCCGGCGCAAAATTGATTTTTACTGGTGGCGCTGCGCAAGGGAACCCTGTCAGTAGCGCGAAAACGGCGGCGCTGGTCGCCGAAAGTTTGGGCATTCCCCAGCAGGATATCGTCATTCTGGATACACCGAGGGATACGGAAGAAGAAGCGGCGGCAACGGCTAAGATTGTTGGCGATCGAACTTTCCTGCTGGTGACCTCAGCCAACCATCTTCCTCGCGCTATACGATTTTTCCAAGCCCAAGGACTAGCGCCGATTCCAGCTCCGGCGAACCAGATGGCAATCACGTCTGCGCTTAATCCGTGGGAAAAGGTATTCCCTTCCGCTTACTATCTATCACACAGTGAACGAGCCTGGTATGAAACGCTCGGTCGCCTCTGGCAATTACTAAAGGGAACCACGACAGCACCCCACGACGCGGCACAACCGCAGGCTCACTCCAGCCAAGGGGACAACTCACGGGAAGCCACATCAAATAGCTGA